CGTGGGAGCGGGTCTCCCAGGCGGTGGCGGAGCGGGCCCCGCCACCCCAGTCCGGTGCCGGGGCCGCGGCGGGTGCGCGAACGGACGAGCCGGACAGGGGACCGGGATCCGCCCCCGTGACCAGCGCCCCCGCCAGGCCGTCGAGACCGGCCCGGTCGAGCACCGCGCGGTCGGCGACCACGACCAGGTCCGCGAGACCGTCCCGGTAGCGCAGCAGGACGCACCGCACGGCAGCCGTCGGCCGGTTCAGCTCGGCGTTCCACCGGCGGCGGGCCTCCGGCTCGCCCGAGCCGGCCGCGACCTCCTCCACCCACAGCCGCCACGGGCCCGCCGCGCCCAGCCGGGCGGTCAGTTCGGCGTCGCTCACCGAACCGCTCAGCCGGACCCGTACGGCATGGCACTGCTCACCCTCCATGGGGCGTCCTCCTTCTCTCTCACACACGTCACAACTGCCGGCCACGGGCCGGTCCCGCGCCGCCTCAGCGCGCGGTGAACCCGCCGTCCACGGTCAGCACGGATCCGGTCACCTGCCGGGCGTCGTCCGAGAGGAGGTAGACCACGGCGGCGGCCACGTCCTCGGGCTCGATCAGGGCGTTCATGGGCTGCGCCTCGGTGAACGTCTGCTCGTGCTCGCCCACCTGCACCTCCAGGGCGCGGGCGATCTCGGCGAGCATCCGGCCCTCGGCGGTGGCGTCGTCCCGCACCGAGCCGGGGCACACGGCGTTGACCCGCACCTTGGTGGGCGCGTAGTCGAGGGCCGCGGCCTTCGTCAGCCCGATCAGGCCGTGCTTGGCGGCGACGTAGCCGGCGAAGTGCCGGTAGCCGACCAGTCCGGCCGTCGAGGAGACGTTGACGACGGAGCCGGAGCGGCGGGCGCTCATCGCCCCGGCGACCGCACGGATGACCCGGTAGGCGCCCGAGAGGTCGACGTCGATCATCAGCGCCCACTCGTCCTCGCGGATCTCGTGCACCGGCCTGCCCGAAGGCGCCGCGATCCCCGCGTTGTTGACGACGCCGTCGATCCTGCCGAACCG
The DNA window shown above is from Streptomyces vietnamensis and carries:
- a CDS encoding SDR family oxidoreductase, producing the protein MRLTGKTVLITGAARGLGRATALACAAEGADLALLDLCDDLDGVPYPLGTRGQLEHTAALCRKHGVAVLTAACDVRDLSSVEAAVALAEDRFGRIDGVVNNAGIAAPSGRPVHEIREDEWALMIDVDLSGAYRVIRAVAGAMSARRSGSVVNVSSTAGLVGYRHFAGYVAAKHGLIGLTKAAALDYAPTKVRVNAVCPGSVRDDATAEGRMLAEIARALEVQVGEHEQTFTEAQPMNALIEPEDVAAAVVYLLSDDARQVTGSVLTVDGGFTAR